The following is a genomic window from Adhaeribacter radiodurans.
TCGGTAACGATCAGGTAGAAATTGCCATTGACAACGATTTTACTATACTGGTTTTACGACGCGAGGTAGTAGTAATTGCCGAAGAAGAAGATAAATATTTGAAAAACGTGGGCGTAGAACAGCCCGCCCGGGAAACTCGGAAAAACGAACCTGCTCCCCTACCGGTAACTGCAACAGCCGGTGTGTACGTGGCCCTAGTACCTCAAACAGAAGAATTACAGGCCGTAACTATTATTAATTTTTCCGATTTCGATTTACTTTTTACCTACGGCGAAGAAACCAACAACCGGTACAAAGGCATTGTAAGCGATAAACTTACTCCCAAAAACAGTAAAGTAGTTTCGCACCTGCACCTGAAAGATTTTGATAAATGGCCCGATTTGGTTATTCAGTACCTGCAGCACCGGGTAAGCGGATTAACGTTATTGGAACCAGTAGTAAAACGAATAAAGTTTAAAGCTTCGTCGTTTTACAAGAGTAAAAAAATGGCTCCGGTTGTAAAAAAAGAAGCTTATTTATTTTCGTTAGATCAGAAGCCAGTGGAAGTTAATCCAGATAAAATTTTAGAAAATTTAACGGAGGCCGAAACCAAGAACCCGGAAGCATACCAGTTAAAAATGCCTTTGCACGAGGTAGATTTGCACATTGAAAAACTTACGGACATCGACCCCGCCTTAATGAGCAACAGCGAAATCCTGCGAACGCAACTAGCTGTTTTTCAGGATAACCTCGATCGGGCTTTGGCTACTAACATGCACGAAATTGTTTTTATTCACGGAACTGGTAATGGCGTTTTACGTAAAGAAATTCAAAAGATATTGAGTCAGCGGCGAACGCAAATTAAATATTACGAAGATGCGCGCAAAGAAAAATTTGGATTTGGAGCTACTTTAGTGCGTTTAAAGTAAGCTGCGGCAAAGAACCAAAACCAGTAAATAATAGTTAAATTTGTAAAAATATAGTAAGCCGTCTTATCGCTGCGCTTATGGGCGGAGAGGAAAGTCCGGGCAACAAAGAGCAGTCTACTTCCTAACGGGAAGGGTTCCGGCGTAATCCGGAATACAGCCAGTGCCACAGAAAAGAACCGCCGGTACATGTACCAGGTACCATTTACCATTTGTTAAATTTTAACTATTGTTAAGTGTAAACTGGTAAATGAAAAGGTAAGGGTGAAAAGGTGCGGTAAGAGCGCACCAGTACGCGGGCGACCGTTGTAGCTGGGTAAACCTTAGGCGTTGAAAGACCAAATAGGCTGGCAGCTCATTTATTATTGGTTACTGTTTATTCAGTTATTTAGGTAATTGGTAAATGGTACCTGGTAAATGATAAGGGCGGCTCGTCCAATGCTAGTGGGTAGGTTGATGGAGCCCCGCCGTGAGGTTGGGCCTAGATAAATGATAAGACGCTATCCTTTTGGGTTAGCGACAGAACCCGGCTTACAGGCTTGCTATATTTTTTCTTTTACCTCTATCCTATTCTATTCCCGCTATAAATTTTTTACTTTTCTTTAAAGTTCTCTCATTTAAATTAATGTACCCACAGTCATAAGGTAGCTTACTTTTTTGATAAAAAATTCTAATATCTAAAA
Proteins encoded in this region:
- a CDS encoding Smr/MutS family protein; amino-acid sequence: MNIGDRVRLLHGKEQGIITQFIGNDQVEIAIDNDFTILVLRREVVVIAEEEDKYLKNVGVEQPARETRKNEPAPLPVTATAGVYVALVPQTEELQAVTIINFSDFDLLFTYGEETNNRYKGIVSDKLTPKNSKVVSHLHLKDFDKWPDLVIQYLQHRVSGLTLLEPVVKRIKFKASSFYKSKKMAPVVKKEAYLFSLDQKPVEVNPDKILENLTEAETKNPEAYQLKMPLHEVDLHIEKLTDIDPALMSNSEILRTQLAVFQDNLDRALATNMHEIVFIHGTGNGVLRKEIQKILSQRRTQIKYYEDARKEKFGFGATLVRLK